In Longimicrobium sp., the following are encoded in one genomic region:
- a CDS encoding DinB family protein, with protein sequence MSIFTRDAVLRSLLEVLAEGYEGPRDPRMTWFVENAADSGLFGTLRALSAGEASRAPGSGRRSVAAHAEHLRFSMDVLSRFIAGERVRPDWARSWAVETVDERGWEELRAALRGEYERLRRTVDEVRDWKELTLAAVAGALAHAAYHLGAVRQIALAVRGQDARAPAVEAGAG encoded by the coding sequence ATGTCGATCTTCACGCGGGACGCGGTGCTGCGCTCGCTGCTGGAAGTGCTGGCGGAAGGGTACGAGGGGCCGCGCGACCCGCGGATGACGTGGTTCGTGGAGAACGCGGCGGACTCCGGGCTCTTCGGCACCCTGCGCGCGCTCTCGGCCGGGGAGGCGTCGCGCGCGCCGGGGTCGGGGAGGAGGAGCGTGGCCGCGCACGCCGAGCACCTGCGCTTCAGCATGGACGTGCTGTCGCGCTTCATCGCGGGCGAGCGGGTGCGTCCCGACTGGGCCCGGAGCTGGGCGGTGGAGACGGTCGACGAGCGCGGGTGGGAGGAGCTGCGGGCCGCGCTCCGGGGCGAGTACGAGCGCCTCCGCCGCACCGTCGACGAGGTGCGGGACTGGAAGGAGCTCACGCTCGCGGCCGTGGCGGGGGCGCTCGCGCACGCGGCCTACCACCTGGGCGCCGTGCGGCAGATCGCGCTGGCGGTGCGAGGGCAGGACGCCCGCGCGCCCGCCGTGGAGGCGGGCGCGGGATGA